A stretch of the Oncorhynchus clarkii lewisi isolate Uvic-CL-2024 chromosome 9, UVic_Ocla_1.0, whole genome shotgun sequence genome encodes the following:
- the LOC139416558 gene encoding suppressor of IKBKE 1: MACTLEKVLGDARTLLERLKEHDTAAEGLIEQSGALSQKVQGMREVGNALPDKYMEESSEIQELSKYKPHVLLTQENTQIKELQQENRELWLSLEEHQYALELIMGRYRKQMLQLMMEKKELDTKPVLSLHEDHAKEVQSQLERICEMGQVMRRAVQVDDQHYCSVRERLAQLEIENKELRDLLTISKSSVRPQKEDSSQSATEEEAEPGTNQ, translated from the exons ATGGCGTGCACTTTGGAAAAGGTTCTTGGCGATGCTCGCACGCTGCTTGAGAGGCTCAAAGAGCACGACACGGCGGCAGAAGGACTGATCGAGCAGTCTGGAGCGCTCAGCCAGAAGGTTCAGGGCATGAGAGAGGTGGGGAATGCCCTTCCAGACAAG TACATGGAGGAAAGTTCTGAGATACAGGAGTTGTCAAAGTACAAGCCTCACGTCCTGTTAACGCAAGAGAATACCCAAATAAAGGAACTACAGCAAGAAAACCGAG AACTGTGGCTGTCTTTGGAGGAGCACCAGTATGCGCTAGAATTGATCATGGGTAGATACCGCAAGCAAATGCTACAGCTTATGATGGAAAAGAAGGAGCTGGACACAAAGCCTGTTCTTAGCCTTCATGAGGACCATGCCAAG GAAGTGCAAAGCCAACTGGAGCGGATATGCGAGATGGGTCAGGTGATGAGAAGAGCTGTTCAGGTGGATGACCAGCACTACTGCTCTGTGCGAGAGAGGCTTGCCCAACTAGAG ATTGAAAACAAGGAGCTGCGAGATCTACTGACCATTAGTAAGAGTTCTGTGAGGCCACAGAAGGAAGACTCCAGCCAATCGGCGACAGAGGAAGAAGCCGAACCGGGGACCAATCAGTAA